TCGGTGGGCTTTCCCGAGCCACCAAGCGCGGCGCGGTCAACATCGATGGGTACGATTCCGATTCCGACAATGACAACCTGGAAGACCGCGCGGAAGCCCGAGGGAAGAGCCGCAAGAAGGGCAAAGACGCCGAGGACGTGGATCTGGCCGAGATGATGGATAATTACAACAAGCCTTCCAACGGGGCAGGGAAAGATgccgatgaagatgacgaggtAGACATGTTTGGCGATttggaagacgacgacggtgCTCAACCAACGACAGCCGGTGGTGGCTCTGCGAAGGACAAAAAATCCGTCCACTTCCTCGCCGACTCGGAAATCGAAGGGCAAGACCTCTCTTCCAAAGCTGGCGgaaccatcaacatcaaccccgCCGCCTCAGCCGAAtcggacgacgaagacgaagacgacgacgacgaagaagccaTAGCAGCCGCCATCGCCGAAGAGGGAGTAGACGAAGAGGTCGGCCTAGGCGGACTGAAGAAACATGCGCCCAAGATTGACGCCTTCAACATGCAAGCCGAGAATGAAGAGGGTGCCTTTGACGAGGCGGGCAACTACATCCGCAAAGCGGCCGACCAAAATGCCGTGCACGATAAGTGGCTGGAAGGCTTGTCCAAAAAGGAAATCAAAAAAGCGGCGTTGGCGCACGAGAAGCGCGAGGCGGAAAGGCGCGCGCAGGAGAGGGAAGATGACAAGATCGCCACTGGGGACTTGCTTAGAAACTTGATCCTGACGCTCGAAAAAGGGGAGACGGCGCTGGAGGCGCTGGCAAGACTTGGAAAAGATCAAACCAAGGGGCCCAAGAAGGtgcccaagtggaagcaaaAGAGGCAGGAAAGGAAACAGGGCATCGATTCGATGGACGTGGatgacaagaaggaggaagtggaggaTCCGAAGCAGAAAAAGATCAGGGAGGCGATTGATGCCATTACTGAGGCGGCGGATAAGTTGTTGGGAAGGGATTATCCGGATATTTACGATAAGGAGAGGGAGTGGTTGGTGAGAGAGTATAGAGCAGAGACGGGCGAGACCTGGGTGGAGCCTACTGTTCctgaaaaggaggaagagcagcCATCGTCACTAAACGGACAACCCAAAATGTGGGAGTTTAGGTGGACAGATGGgagagacggaggaggaagccaAGGGCCGTATGACGGGCCCACCATGAAGGCATGGCAGGATGCGGGATACTTCAAGGAGGCGGTTGAGTTCAGGCCGGTGggcggaggggagggggagtgGTCTAGGGTTGCAGCCTTCGTATGATCATCATGGTTAGGTTTTGTACGATTGTGTGTGATAGTATACCCCCGGTTCCAAGCGACGAGAGAATCAAAAGCCTTATCACCATGCTGGGAACTCCTCAGCAGCTGGTCGTCATTCGTCCCTACTATGCCCTTTCCTGCTACCCCACGCTTCGACTTTGATTCGATTCGTTGTATGATACAAACGGATATTTGCAGACTCCATGCCATCACCATAATCAGTAACATGACAAAAAACCACGACTAGGCACACATAAAGCTTAAGAAAACAGTGTTATCATAACAAAGACGCCTTTTTGATGAGCCATCCCAATTAAACGCCTAGACGAAACAAAATCATAACCCCAAGATTATTCATTAATCCTTGTAGCGCATTGTCCCATGACTGTTTAGCTGCTGGTATCCATGCTATCACCACCAGCCGCAGTAGCCGCTGGCTCTCCCGTAGCACCGCCATTGACACGGAAATCGACCACGCCATCACTGCCGATGAGCCTCTTCTCCGATTCCTGCACGAACTTGACGCTCCTGGCAGGATCGTAGAACAGCTTGAAGCTGCGCTGGACGTCCTCAACGCCGACCTGCTTGGCCTTCCTCTTGGCGCAGATTAGCTGCGACGTCGTGATGAGGTTGCTCGCATACCGGAGGCCGGCCTCGGCGCCGATCTTGGTGAGCAGGGCGAGCGCGTCGGGGGTAAGgtcgacttcctcctcctgagCGCGAATCGTGAGAATCTGTCTGAGCTCGTCGGGCGTGTACGAGTgcgtgttgatgatggaaatGCGGTCGAGGAAGTCGAGCGGCAGGCCGTGGGGGCTCTTGTAGTCGGTGCCGCGGATCTTGGAGTGGCCCCGGTTGCTGGCCATGATGACGATGGGGGCCAGGTCGGACTCGAGTGCGCGGTTGATGTACGAGAAGCACTCGATGTCGAGCATGTGCACCTCGTCGATGAACAGAACACCGGGCACAATCTCGGCCttgccttcttccttccactCGGCCACCTTGGTGTTGATCTGGTCGCGGATCTCGCTGCGGATCTCGCCCGTGTCGCCCGAgaagagggcgaggaagCCTTGGGTCCTCGAGTTGATGACGTCGATCTCGTGCAGCGTTACTGTGTGGACGACCTCCTTGCGCTTCTGTAGCTCGCCATCGGGGCATTGCAGGAACTTGGTGTCGACGCCCATGGCATCGTAGTCGCGCGACCTTGCGTACGATCGGCCCAGCTTGGTAATCTTTCCAGATGACTTGTCTATCGAGATAATGTCGCCGGCCATGACGCGCTCCTTGGTCATAGCATCGATCATCTTGCTGCCCATGTCGTAAATAGCTTCCATGTCGGTCGTCTTGATCGTAAGCTTGCCCTGCTTGGCGTGGCCGGTAACGCTCCGGTCGATCTGaatctccaccacctcaccCTCCATGATCTCACTCTCTTCCTTGATCCTGACACCAATCGACTTGCGGAATGCTTGGGTGAGGGCCTCGGTCTTGGACATCTCTAGAGAGTAGATTTCGGAAGCGGCAAGGGTGGTGAAAGGGACGTCGGTGCCGAGGGACTGGGCCATACCCATGGCCAGAGCAGTCTTTCCCGTACTGTTGTTTTTCCATAGCTAGGTCAGTACACGAAACGGTATGCGCATGAGGACTGGCACAGCAAGACGAGCTAACCTGGGCGGACCGGCGATCAGCACAGCACGGCCGGCAATTTTCCCTTGCTTAATCATCTCAAGAACGACAGCAGCCGCCTTACGCGCCTTCTCCTGGCCGACAAGGCCTTGGGAGGCAACCCTGGGCTCGAGTGTATCGGCATCGACGCCCAACCCGCGGATGTGCGAGTGCGCTGCGATGAGGTTGAGACCCCGGAGGTCCTTACTCTCTCCGACGGTAACGACCTGCTATGGCATGGGCACAAGAGGTCAGCTGGTGTTCCGTCAAGGTATTGTGATGTTGGGGGGTAGGTGGGGAGCTTACAGCAGCCATATTGCCCACTGATTTGcaagatattaatattgaataTGCCGATTGACGTTACAGAATTTTCCAAGAAAGGTCGCTTGGATTTGGGTATCacggtgggtgggtggtgatggattAGTTTGCAGGTGGATGCAGGGATGGTTTGGCAGTGAATGATGGAATGTGCTTGAAAAAGAGCGAGAAGTACGACGACGGAAGTTCAAAGCTGCAGTGCGCGTCGCCGCGCGCTGTGATGGAACTTTGCAGCGACTTCTCCAATTGCGTGCATGGGTAGACAGGCCGGGGCCTCCAGCGAGTGGTTTGTTACCGAGTTTACGTAACAATACGTCGACTTACACGCCACTGTGGCTGAGGATCCAAACGGTGACAGAGAAGGGCGGAGACTTGAAGGAACTGAAGACAGTCCTCGGACTTGTGCCGGCGGGTGGGACTGAACCTTCCCGGGCGCGGCCCTGGGGGTCCCACAAGGCCCCGGATTTTAGACCCACATCGGAATTCGATTGATTGAGCTGATCATCACAACACAAAGCCTCTTTGTCCAGCAGTCAATTTGGAAAGAGAACTAAGCAAGTCGGACGACCTGTTTATATACAGATGGAAGTTCTTTGAAAAGGCAACAGTGTTGGCAGGGGTTCGTGACTCGGATgcaaaagggaagaagatgcaAACATGCAAAATAAACATGGACGCAAgtaagtagtgtaggtaggtacgctACTCACTGGGACCTGAAGCTAGAAGCGGCCCTCAGGGGATTCTTGGGTCAGGAGACTATATGTGAGGCATGctgtcatcctcctcaacccaGGCTAAGTGTAGAGGGACATAGGGTACCAATGCAGTGGATGTTTGATTGGAGCGAGAATGAAAGAGCTGAAGGAAATAGTAATACAACTTGAAGATATCAATAAGATAAATGTGACGTTCGGCCAGTCATACCTACATACTATGACTGGCCATTGAAGGGACAGAATGACAAGGGTCCGTAGCGCCTTCCTTGAGTGTACAGGAGAAGTTTTGTGACCTGGGAGTGGAAGAGCTGCAAATCTGCAACTCTGCTACCTTGGGCTCATTCATAGTAGTTCCCCAGAAATATTTAAACCAATTTCCCCACCCAAATGGCAGAcactttcctctttttttttttcccctctctcttctccctaGGACATCTTCGACGATTGTAAACCTGGCGTTCCGGAATGCATTCAGAACTATTAGTTCGACTGTCCATTTAGACAAGGAACAGAAAAATACATCAGCTTGTTGTATCTTTGTGCGGCAAGCCCTAGTCTGATCTCATTCCCGTCTGGAGGAGGTGCGGGGCCTCTTAAAACTTTGACTCTATCTACGCGTCTACCCGCATCGGTATCGCATTACAATCTTCAACCTACAATATTGAACATCGACACACATTTCAGGCTCAATTCCGACATTGACTGACGTCGGTCTGTACCGCTGGCACAGGTCAGCCCCACCATTGTCACAATTACACTCTCGTCTTATACCTCGCCACATATTGTCTGTTAGGCGCACGCTTGATTGCAGCGTCTCGTCTCACTGCACACCCCCATCCGTCCGCCTGGTGTCACGCACCATGTCTTCCAGGCCGCCGGACTCGTACCCGAGGCGGCCTTCCACTCTAAGCGACCGCCGACCATCGGCAGACCCCCATCCGCGTCGCGATAGCCAGCCTCGTAATGTTTACAGAGATGAACGGAGGCCCAGTTCCAGTCATGCAAGTTCTCTACCCAACAGGCCACCAAACAGTTGGAGTGATAGTCAACACCGGGATCGGGACCGGGATAGGGATAGGGATCGAGATCGGGATCGCGACCGGGACCGCGGCTTGTCTGATGCACCTGCAAGAGGCCTGACAGTCAACACACAAACCGCATCAGCCGGCGACCGTGCTCGACCTGACCATGGATTGAACACGCGTAAGCTATCAATAGCTATCCCGGATCAAATCAAGAGATCAAACGAGTGCTAATCTCTATTGCAGCGGCCACTGCCTCATCTCCTACGAGCAATTCCAGGAGTACATCAGACGCAGAGATGGGAAAATGTCTGAGGGCACTGTGCGACTCTCTTATCAGTTATACTACGCACAAATATAACCTCACTCAGGCTGAAGATGCACTCGAAAAGCGGCAAGCCGAGTACACAAAATGCACGGCTAAGCTGGCAGACTTCCCTTCAGTACCGGAACTTCAAAAGAAGTATCTGGATCGCGACACCAAGCGACGTGCGGAGTATTCCAATATGGTGCGTGTTGCTGAAGATGGTATCAAAAGGGCAAGAGAGGGTTTCCTCTCCTGCTTACTGCAGCTGATGAAGTCTGGTCAGCTGCCAGCTGCGTTATTGCCTCCAGCTTCTGCTAGCTCGAAGGAGTACGACGACAAGATCGCTGAACTGGAGCAAGCTTTATCAGATCATAAGTCCTTCACACAAACCAGGATTGACGCGCTGCAAGTTGTTTACGACGGTCTCGAATCTAAACGACTTCTGGACCAACAAAACATGGAATCCCGATTCAAGGACCTCGAGGACAAATTTGGCAAACAGCAACGAGAGTATCAAAACAAACTCGCGAAGCAGCAAGAAGACTTTTCAAAGCAACTCCAAACAGAGCTGGCTAAGCAGCGACAAGATTTTGAACAGAAATTTGCAAAGCAGAGTAAAGACCTTCCGAAACAGAGCACCAAACTGGAAGAACGGATCAACAAGATGCAGTCAGACTTAAGAAACTTTAAGGAAACCCAAGAGCAAGAACTCAAGACACAGCTAGCCAAGCAACAAAAGAAGTACGAGAAACAACTCGAGCAGCAGCTTGAGCAACAACGCGCCACGGCACAAGATAATTCCAAGCAAAGCTCTGCTAGCGAGGTAGCGTCTCTACGACAGGAGCTCGCCGACCTGCGCTACCAGCTGGGAACCAGAGAACAAGAACTTAACCAGGTCCGAGCTCAAGTTGCCGAGTTTGAGCAAAAGATGGCAAAACAGGAGGAGAAGCTAGAGAACGTCGATTTTGTAGCGCTGGATGAAGCAGCCGAGATTGTGTCATTCCAATTCCCGGCGCTCAAAGACCGCGTTACAGATCTGGAGACCAAGGCCCCTCTGGATATCTTGGGGCTTACCAAACAAGTTACAGACCTGGGGATGAAAGAGACGAATGTTTCGGGACTTGTCAAACAGGTTACGGATCTGGAGACGAAAGTAACTCAGGTTTCGGCAGCCCAGAGGGACTCTGACAGGAAACTGGAGGATTTCCAGAACAAGTTCGCGGTTACCTTTGGGCAACTCGTTGATGCTGAGCGTACCCGAATCAACAAGCTCATAAATGAAGTAAACAACCTTAAGCTGAGGCCGACTTCTGGAACGACAACTCCTCAGTCTGGAGTCAGCATGGCGAATCTCGAACCTTTGCGTGCCGAGTTCAAGCAAGCCAAAGCAGAGCAGCAAGCAACGCTTGAGGAATTGCAGCAAGCCAAAGCAGAGCAGCAAGTAAGGATTGAGGAATTGCAGCAGAAGACTTCAGCGCTGGACTTTGCAATCAGCAATCTCAACCAGCgcttcaacaacatcacttCTAAGCATGTAGCCGACATCTTGATCCAGCAGCTGCTTCCGGAGACggaaaagtggaagttggatCTCGAAGACTCGAGCCAACGGGTTGAGTCCCTTGGTAAGGAAGTTGATTTGCTCAAGGCTAGCGTCGGCATCCTGGAGGTCAAGACTGCAGGGCTCACTGTTGAGCTTGAACCTCAGGCAGGAATGAAAAGGCGCCGAACTGATCATGATGGTACACATATTGAACGTACCACTTCTAGTACCGGAGTAAGTTTGCAATTCTTGCGAATCTCGACGTTATTTAATTCAAGTCAAATACCGAGTTACTAACTTGGAAATGATTCATAGCAGGCAATCAATGCCCAATCCTAGCCCTACTGGCGTTGTTGTTCTCGTTGGTAGGAAGCTTGTACAAACACTAAAAAACCGAGTATAACTAGAGTCTGAAGTAGACTCGTATAAGTCAAGACTCCCGGCGTCAAAAGGCGTTAATATACCCCTTGAAGTTAGGTGGAAGATTACTTTGCAAATTGGCAGACCTGATAGAGCTGCCTCAAGCTAAGTGGATTTCACGTTAACAACTGGGataggggggggggaagacgGAAAAAGCATGCCGACACACTTAAAGTGTAATGATACCCCAAGTATACGCAACTTTGTAAGCTGGCGAGGATACTAAGAGGAAGTGTTGAGAAACACTGGAATGCAAATTACGTAAGCAAGGATTATCGAGGTTGACCAACACTGGTGGTCATAGGAGGTGGTAGATGTTGGGCATTGATGCAGAGAAAGAAACATGTTGAGATGTTGCAAAGA
The Neurospora crassa OR74A linkage group II, whole genome shotgun sequence DNA segment above includes these coding regions:
- a CDS encoding RuvB-like helicase 2: MAAQVVTVGESKDLRGLNLIAAHSHIRGLGVDADTLEPRVASQGLVGQEKARKAAAVVLEMIKQGKIAGRAVLIAGPPSTGKTALAMGMAQSLGTDVPFTTLAASEIYSLEMSKTEALTQAFRKSIGVRIKEESEIMEGEVVEIQIDRSVTGHAKQGKLTIKTTDMEAIYDMGSKMIDAMTKERVMAGDIISIDKSSGKITKLGRSYARSRDYDAMGVDTKFLQCPDGELQKRKEVVHTVTLHEIDVINSRTQGFLALFSGDTGEIRSEIRDQINTKVAEWKEEGKAEIVPGVLFIDEVHMLDIECFSYINRALESDLAPIVIMASNRGHSKIRGTDYKSPHGLPLDFLDRISIINTHSYTPDELRQILTIRAQEEEVDLTPDALALLTKIGAEAGLRYASNLITTSQLICAKRKAKQVGVEDVQRSFKLFYDPARSVKFVQESEKRLIGSDGVVDFRVNGGATGEPAATAAGGDSMDTSS